One Pelobates fuscus isolate aPelFus1 chromosome 8, aPelFus1.pri, whole genome shotgun sequence genomic window carries:
- the NPTX2 gene encoding neuronal pentraxin-2, which produces MYLLVLGIACLCALVNGNTVKKQETIGGERFVCTALPPEANHGCPMPSFPASQEEELRSTILHLRETILQQKDAIGNQKETIKELTSKLTSCESLSEGAGQEGKHGSWRKGYGKDTMGDLPRDPTQIIDQLSRTMQSLKDRLENLEHQLRSNVSYSALPTDLREMLQRKLGDLEHQLLNKVTELEEEKSLLHNESATHRHKTESTLTALLERVNELEKGSSAFKAPDEFKVSLPLRTNYLYGRIRKSLPELYAFTICMWLKSSASPGIGTPFSYAVSGQANEIVLIEWGNHPIELLINDKVAQLPFSIGDGKWHHLCITWTTRDGLWEAFLDGEKLGSGENLAPWHPIKPGGILILGQEQDTVGGRFDATQAFVGELSQFNIWDRVLKSDDIGNIANCSMNMPGNIIPWVENNVEVFGGATKLPLEQCEDRLLNL; this is translated from the exons ATGTATCTTCTTGTGCTGGGGATTGCGTGTCTGTGTGCCCTTGTCAATGGCAACACTGTAAAGAAGCAGGAGACCATTGGAGGGGAGCGCTTTGTATGCACTGCCCTGCCACCTGAAGCCAACCATGGCTGTCCCATGCCATCCTTCCCCGCTTCCCAAGAAGAGGAACTTCGCTCCACCATCCTCCACCTGAGAGAGACCATCTTACAGCAGAAAGATGCTATAGGGAACCAGAAGGAGACTATAAAGGAACTGACCTCCAAGCTGACCAGCTGTGAGAGCCTCTCCGAGGGCGCAGGGCAGGAGGGCAAGCATGGCTCCTGGAGAAAGGGCTATGGCAAGGACACCATGGGGGATTTACCCAGGGATCCCACCCAGATCATCGACCAGCTCAGCCGCACCATGCAGTCCCTGAAGGACAGGCTGGAGAATCTGGAG CATCAACTGAGATCCAACGTGTCATATTCGGCTTTGCCTACTGATCTTCGAGAGATGCTTCAGAGGAAGCTGGGAGATCTCGAACACCAGCTTTTAAACAAAGTAACTGAGCTCGAAGAGGAGAAGTCATTGCTTCATAACGAGAGCGCCACTCACAGGCACAAGACTGAGTCTACACTCACGGCCCTTTTGGAAAGAGTCAACGAACTCGAAAAAG GTAGCAGCGCTTTTAAAGCACCAGATGAATTTAAGGTGTCCCTCCCTCTACGTACCAACTACCTGTATGGTCGGATCAGGAAGAGTCTGCCTGAGCTCTATGCATTCACTATCTGCATGTGGCTGAAGTCCAGCGCCTCACCTGGAATTGGGACACCTTTCTCTTACGCTGTATCGGGTCAAGCCAATGAGATTGTGCTGATTGAATGGGGGAATCATCCAATTGAACTGCTAATAAATGATAAG GTAGCCCAGCTCCCATTTTCTATTGGGGATGGTAAATGGCATCACCTCTGTATCACTTGGACAACCAGAGATGGATTGTGGGAAGCCTTCCTGGATGGGGAGAAGCTTGGTTCGGGGGAAAACCTTGCTCCGTGGCACCCAATTAAACCAGGTGGAATTCTCATTCTTGGTCAAGAGCAG GACACAGTTGGAGGAAGATTTGACGCAACTCAAGCTTTCGTTGGAGAATTGAGCCAGTTTAACATTTGGGACCGGGTCCTTAAATCAGATGACATCGGAAATATTGCAAACTGTTCCATGAACATGCCTGGAAATATCATACCTTGGGTTGAAAACAATGTTGAGGTTTTCGGAGGGGCAACTAAATTGCCTCTGGAACAATGTGAAGACCGTCTGTTGAATTTATAG